GATTtgccttgcttgctttggaATGTATCCCATCCTTCCTGGTGTTAATGCCTGGAATGTGTGCAACATTGTTAATCCGCACAAGCGTGCTGTGGCCATTGGTTATCTTATCTGCGTTGGGAATGCGGGTGGTATCATCGgcagttatatttataaatccgATGAAAAACCCCGATACCCTACTGGCTATGGCACCTCTCTAGCattcgctgctgctggactCGTGGCTGCCTTGAGTTTGGAGTTCTGTTTATGGAGCGCTAATAAGGGCAAGGCTCGGTTGACTCTGTCTGAGATTGAGGAACTGTATACTGAGGAGCAGCTTCGCGatatggaagagaagagtcCTCTTTTCAAGTATACTCTGTGAAATTTATCTGTTACATTTGCACTTAAAAATAGAAttgggagaaagagacagtACATGTCAAAACATGGATGCCCTCGTCACAGCTCTGGGATGTGTGTCATCCGAGCCCGAAAGTCCAATCTTGGCCCTTCCTCATCTTTAAGGCTGTCTGCACCCACCGAATAAGTATACCTGGGTATTTTTGACCATGATGAGGTCGCAAACATGGACTGTATCAGACCCAATTTACAAAGCTTTCTTATCGGGCGTGAGCAACTATTCCTATGATACTCTagtatgttgttgatgttgaaagGCTCGACAACTTGACGATTATTGGTGGCTAGGTAAATGGCAAATGCAGACAAAGCTACCAGACAGCATCAGTTTGCTTTAGTATGGCATGTGTTTGCATAATGTACCTTAGACCTATATTGAGGTACCCCACTGAATTAGAGTTCTGGATGACTGCTTATGCCATAGATTCTTTCATTTTACTGTCCAACTACTTGGATGTGACGCCCTACTGCTATAACTTCTGTCCACTGAGGAACCTATACGGGTGCATTTTGGGCTTCGTTTTAACCCTAGCGACCAAGAAGGCGATCACAGGTCCCTCGACTCTTACCAGCAGGGGCAGGATGGATGTTGTGTGTCATAATCAGCGGCAAATATATGACTTTAACAACGCGCCAAATGCTATGACTACGTTATATGTATCCGAATGTCGCTTTTCGAGGTGGAATGGAATATATGCCCCTCCACTTACGTATCATTGGAAGGGTTACACATTTAcatatatcttcttttgttCGGAAGAGGGGAATTTTGGCTTTAACTCAACGAAACGACTTTCAATAATAGTTCGTATCACGTTCGTCAAGTAGGCGCTATACATGCTTCCTCCATAAAGGTGTGTCGTCATAATATGCAAATAAAGTGTAAATTACAGGACATTGCTCTTAAATTCATATGGTACAATATAACAATATAAGGTTTTTATGGATACGAGTACGACGTGGCGCACCCGCTGATACCGTTATGCTGGAAACTCTTCTTCTCGGATAATCTGTTCGGGTTAGTGGCCTACAACTATATCTGGAATATTGGACAGGACAAATTCCGGGTCAACATTTTATCGAGAAAATTATGCCCTGCCGTAGAATTCCCCTTAGCACTTACGAACCACGCCTTGTCAGGTTAACATTGAATCGCGACGATTACAAACGTCTTTTGCGAGCATGGCATGGCCTCGTCCAGGCTCCATAAGTGTCTATTCAGTGCTTGAAGTGACGATAGTCGCGTCTGGGATCCTTGCTTACTACGTTAGACGCGCGTTGAAGCGTCATGGACAGTTCCTTCAACGAGGAACAAGAATAATAGTGGATCGCCAGCCTCCCAACCGCAGACTAGAGTATATCTTCCATATGCTCCAATATCTTGGTTCAACACTGACTGTCTTCAGCGTCGTCGCGGTGCATGGGTTAGGCGCACACCCCGAATTTACTTGGACAACGAGAGGCCCAAACCAGTCTCGCGTAAACTGGCTAACGGACTTGTTTCCACGAGACTTCAGCAGAGCACGAGTCATGACATTTGGCCATAACTCTGACTGGTTTGTCCGGGCGAGCAACAACACACCGTTTGAAAATGCCAAAATGCTTTTACGAGCAGTAAACGAGGAAAGGCGTGAACACCACAAGGTCAGTCTTCATATGATTGAGATAACCATAGGGAACACCTCAAAAAGTAACCCCTTGGCTTATACCGCAGTGTCCCATCATTTTCATCGGCCATAGCTTTGGTGGCATTATTATCAAAGAGGTAAGAGCACCATGATCAGACTAAAGTGGCCTGACTGATCTGGTTCATCAAGGCAATATGCTTGGCGGAAACAGATAAACAGTATAGGGACATATTGGATGATACAATCGGTATCATCTTTCTTGGAACGCCCCATCAAGGGTCCAATGTTTCGCAGTTTGGAGCCTTCATAGCACGCTTGACATGGCTATTTGGATCAAGCACAATACTACTAAAAGGTCTCTACAGGGATAACCCTCATCTATCCGACTTACAAGAACGATTCATGAGCGTTATTCgcagaagaaaagacatTAAGCTCGTCACGATGTATGAGATGCACCCTACGTACTTTGCTCAACTTATTTATCTAGGCTTTGTAAGTACGATCACTAAACGCTATACATACCACGAATACTTAcgaaaaatgaaaaagattGTCGAGAGGAATGCTGCAGTGCTTGATCTGGCCGAAAACATTGCAGTTGAGAAAGATCATATGGGGCTGAACAAATGTGCCTCACCAGATGATCCGGCATATGACGCAATTCGTCAAGGCATCAATAAAATACGGGACCATGCGGAGAGCAGAGGctggaagaaaaaatatttaaattggTCCGAGAGGCCAAGGCTCTAGCTTACAAGTTGTGAGGGACCACAATTGCTGTGGTACTGCTGCAAGAATAGACCTCGGCATGCTCCGACTCAGGTTCCACAGATCGGAACTCACAACTCGAATCCGAGTCAGATCGTGATTCAATCATGTTCGAGTCATGCTTCTGATCCTATGCTCAATAAGCGCCAAATCGGACTTAATATCCTATTTTGGCAACTTTTGCCAATTGCGATGTTCTTCTGCCATTATTGTAACCTTGCATCATAGTCGTTAGGAGTCGCCCCGGATTTCTAGGCAATGAGAGAACACAATCAAGTTATCAACTGTGCGAGCTCAGTAGCTTGTAGTGCGCGAATCGCTCCCGTTTGAAATGCAATGTCGCCAGTAGATTACTGATGAATTGAATGAACCCAAGAAAACCAACTAGCAGAAGTATAATGAGCGGGCCAATGATTGAAAAGACGGTAAAACCATACGAAGCATTTTGAAATGCAACATTGCCCCCCAGCTTGGTGGCCAGCCCAACCTGCATTGCCGTCAACACTAACGCGACATAAACAGTCGTTGCAGTAAGGGGTGTTAGATAATCGTAGAACAACTCAGTATATGTTTGATATGTGAAGTGATAACCTCGTAGAATACTGCCGTAACGAAACATGTATATTTTGTTGAGTCGTGAAAGCCTAAGTTCGCCGAACAAGTAACGTGCATTGACATTTCCAGGACTAGTAGCTCCGTTCTCCAAGAGCTCCTTGACCAATTCAACCCACATTTCCCATGTCACGTTGTGTGGCATTAGGTGTTGGTCCTGGGCAATAGCAAAATCACTCTCTCGCTCAACCAGAGCAATATATGAGTATAAAAGCCCTAGGCCACATTCGTATAAATGTTTTTTCTGACaaaccccatcccctctaTCTGTCTGACAGTAAATATAGTTGGACATACAGGGACAGGGTTCTTTGCAGATCAGGTAAGATTTCCAAAATTGATGGCTTAGGAGGTATCGCGGGAGCGGCTTCAGGTGGATGCGCCGTGAAGGCTCCCAGACCATGTGCATGTCAATCCTCTCATCTAGCACAATTTGCCGAGAAGTTGCGGTTTGATAGTTTAGGGGTCTGGGTGGCATGGGTCGGCCAGCCAACCACAGATATTTGTGAATACGGTTAAGACATTCGACAGAGAGATCGTTCTGTAAAAAGCGGGAAGTATCCGTAGTAGGACTGTAGGGGGTATAATACTCGTCGCGAATGGCAGCAGGAGTGTAGAAAGTACTTGAAATGGAAACGTCAACACTAAATGGTGGCTTTGTAGGCATGCTTATACAAGAGACGGTAGTGAACCGATTTGATATTAGTTCTTAAGTCGATAGGTTAGAGAGTGACAGAACCACAGCTAGGGATAGGCCTAGGTTCATATGTTGCTTAGCTACGTTGAAAAGCCGACAATGGAGGCTTGATCTGTTTCTCACTTGAATAGAGCCACTGCGAGGAGCGCCATTAACCGGGGTTGGCTGGAATCTTCGAGACCGGCCGAGAGTCTGGCGTTGGCAGGGTTAATGCACTAATACTAAGGTTTCGAGTGGACCGGGGGAATGATCGGCGACCCAAGGTTTACATCGGTCATCTGCTCTTACCATGTATATTTTTCTGTATCCACTATCAATTAATCTATGATTACCACTCCATTAATTCTTTCAATCATCTAACCCTcttgatttataattagCTCAAAATAGTTTACATTAACTGTTGAATTTGACTAAACGCCGGAGTATTATATACTACGGTATAGGAAGGGTTTCCATTACAGCTAGATATAACTAAACAGTATAGAATGTGGGAATATGAATGTTTAAGCTCCATCCAAGCATATCAGCCAGCTCTGAACTGTAACTGatacatacgaccatagggtgtggaaaatagggcttcccgtccgctcagccgtactcaagccacacgccgggaggttagtagttgggtgggtgaccaccagcgaatcccttctgttgtatgtttttctcttttacttctttttattagtttAATGTATCTTGCATTCACTTCGTTTCACCTGTTGAccgtatatatattaacccATTTCTCTCAACCCGAGTACAAAATGCGACAATTGCTGCAGTCAACTTCATTGGGTGTGGACTCCAAAAACCCGTCGGGTAAGGTCACGGCTACCGAGCATCCTTCATCACCTCCAAGCCTAGCGCATTGCCAGGGGACCAATTGTGTGATAAAATAAACATTGCAGTAACTCTCTGAGAAGATATCTTTCTAGAAAGGCATGCCCACAAGCATACATCGTCAAGCTCAGTTTTGATGCTGTTTCCTGCTTCAGTCATGTAGATCCGAATACTCTTTCTATATATCAGGATATAGAAAGAGTTCTACAAGTATTGGCTACGCACGAGCAGCTGATACCCAGGAAAAACACCTTACTGTAGAATAACTTATCCAAATGGTAGATCCAAGATATCTAAACGCACAGTAATCAGACACGTGGACCGGATAGATATTGGCTGCGTATTTTTGAAAATAATGTCGAAGCACTGACTGTTAGACCAAAAACGATATATCGCATCTAGTCGGCCAGGCCACGGAGGAATATGTGTCCCTACAGGTAATATAGTCAATTAAAAATACAGAGAAAGCCTTCAGGGTTGtgtttaaaaaatatatagatagattataAAGCTATACATCTCGACAGATTCTGAAATGGAGTTTTTGAATAAATGTAATAAAAAGTCTAGtctgtaattattataacaACATGTATCTTAAGTATACTGGCACTCATGACCTAGCTACCACCGTGTCGGGCTCAGCGCACTctgatgaaaagaaagaactgCCCCGGACGGGATTTGGATATCCTCAGACTTCGAAGGAACTCACTCGGCGATAGTTCGATTAGCTATTGTTGTGCCTACGCTGACTGTCTGGATTTACCTTTACcggtagattatatatattaagatttataggACCATACAATGGATCTTTTCTTTGGGCTTCATCTTTACCATCAGAAACTGTGAGAAGACTCAGAACACGGGATTCGTCATATCAAGACCAGAGTATGATATGATAAGGGTTTGAAGAATCACTTCAATGTCTCCCCAGGCGGATGTAATAGCAGCCGCCACAGTATTTGCCTTGTAAATGTGGTCCGCTACTCCAAATATTTACTCCGAATTTGTTCGCATACTCCCCAAATCCTTCTCCTGTTGGCAAGACCCAGGGTATAGCCATAGCTTCTGCCCGTGGACTCACCCTGCTCCCTGCAAGCAAGAAGCAGCCTAGACGTTTTATCTTCGATCTCCTGCGATTGAGGGACCGAGAGTTCAAGCACCTCCCACAGCCATGGATATGTATCGACTAACTTGGCATCCCACATGGAACGTGGAACCCAGGTAGTGTGCATGATCTGCGAGGCAGCCTTCAGAGCCAAAATCGATTCTGGGCAAAGGTGCTTGAAGATTTTGTGTCGTAAATCAATCGAAAGACGACTGAATATATCGTCTTTGTGGAGCTTCCTCTCAATATCCAGGTGGGTCTTCGTGTCTAACAAGCACTTGATGTCGTTGATCTCTGATTCGAGCTCCGGTATGTCGACCGGGTTTACTACTAGAATCTGGGCATGTTAAACTTCTAACCCGCATTGTTTGCTCTCAGCATATTACTTACCTCCTGCCCTCGGACAGTCTCCCACACCTGCTCTACGGGCGGGTCTGGTTTGCCATAGTCAAGTTGCAACCGGACGTACCGGCCACCGTTGGCCTGTTCGAAAGCCTGATATAGCTTATTTCCCTGGATTTCACCTGGCTGCCTCAGGGAGATGCATCTCTTCAGAACCTCGTAGCAAACGGAGTGAAACGGAAACACATGTGGTTCGCCTATTTCGGCAAAGTCGTGATATCTATGAGAGGATTAGCGGGTAAACTGGAAAAGGAGACGCAATGCATACGCAACCATGGGCACAACTTCATTCTTCGGGTATGGGATGTTCATATCTGGCAAGGTGATGTCACCATTGACGGTTAATTCTAGTGTCACGGAGGGCTATGCATTCAGAGCAACGTACGATTCCCAGCAACGACCTCAATTCCCCCCTAGCAGGACCTCCAGCTTCAGCAAATTATACTACCAGCTTGAATACTGTCGAAGGGGTCGATTAGCTTACATAGTCAAAGTACCGGCCAGGTCCCGTCAGAAACGACCTAGAAAATCAGGCCACTTAGTTTTGTAAGACGTTGATGGCGAGTAACTACGAACTTGTCACTTCCAGTAGCATCGGGATTAATCCCTAGGGCACGTAGTTCGTCGAGCCACTCGAGGTTGCAGTGCTCGAGGATGTCGAAACGATACGCCCTCTCGTCGGTTCCTTCGCAGTCCATGTCGACTTGGCTGGAGAATGGACCTCCGCAGATAGCGCAAAAAAATCGCCCAGCCACCCATTTTTCTCGCTGTGCGCGGATGATCTCGTGTTGTGAGACAGAGGAAAGGTTAGCACGTCCTATATGATTTGTAGTCATATGGAGATTGGTGCCTGGTGCCTGGCGTGTGTGCCCGTTGGTGGGAGTTGCCACCATGCCTAAGCGAGACTAACCTACACTTTATGCCAAGCCGCGCTTATCTTAGGTTTTTACGATCGGTACTTTAGGATGATAGGCTCGACAAGGAGAGACATAGTCGAAGCTCTACCATTCATGCTATGGGATGGCGTGATTGGCGTTGGTTGCTGCGTGTAGAGGCAGATTTGCCTGTCAGGTCCTAGGAGGTCGCGATGGAAGCAACATATATGACCGTGACGCTAAGACAACGCAAACTGAACAGTAGTTATTACACGCCATGCAGAAGCTACATGCATAAAACTGATAGGTGCATTGCATTACTGCCAGTCGCCCAATGTAGCTGTAGACTAGATTACTAAACTATAACAACCTGCCTCAGCTGAAGACGACGGACAGGGATATCACAGAATACTGCCGATAGTTCTTTAGATCCTAAGGAACGACCAGTTACAGCGTCATTGCAAAACGTAAATCCCTACGCAAGCTGCTTTCCTCCCTCAACGCTGTCATCCATCGTTTCGGATCATCTGCCTGACACCCCGCAACATTCCAGCACAAGATGATGCTGTTTAGATATTACCTCGCTGACAATTCGAAGCATAGGCAACTAAGAACCAGTAATATGTAGGCCGATGTGAAGGTAAACCCGACAAACCGCAACGTGTACAGAATGCCCAGATACCGGATCTCCCTGCATTCAAGATCCGACATTCACCACATTGAATCCCTATACTCGGCCAACACGCACTGGTCTTCGCGAAACAGCCCACGCACAGCATCCCAACCCCTTTCAAGCCGCACAATTGGGAGACCTTTCTCTTTATACAATGCCATCTCTTCTACTGTCCATTTATTGAAGCCGGTAGCTGACTCTGTCACCCCAGCCCCGGGATCTGGACAGGGTGCTGCCGTCGGGCACTCGGCCGCCTGAGCCGATAAGAGACCGCAGATCTCCAAAGCACGCTTCGGAGGTACAGTCAAGCGGCCACTTTTAAACACCATCCGGGCCACAGCAGATGCAAACACAACGCGTTGTTCCTTTTCATGAGGTACCGGAACTCTTATCCTCCTGTTGGTCGAAGTAAGGTCCTGCACGACATAGCGACTGGGCCAAAATTCGCTAGTATCAACAAAATGTGTGACCATATAGATCCACTTATCATCCCAGCTCGCAACTCTTGTCCAAATTTCGTACGGACGGAATGACTTGATTTCTTGATGAAACGTGCACGATATCGCGCTGACTAACAAGTTGCAATGGATAGAAGACTTAATTGACAACAAGATGGGCGCAAAGAGAAATCCACTGAGGTGCGCTCTCGATACATCAAGATCAGTGATGTAGGTCGAATTAGACTTATGGATGTTACAGTCCCCTTCAGTTGCTGGAGACCGTGATCTGACCACTGCCGGTAGAAAGACATGGGAGAAATGGCATTGTTGGAGCGCATAGCTTGACCTTCGGCGAGCGAGGTAACCCATTGCGAGGGCACCAAAAATCGAAGCTAGAAGGTTAGTGTCGATgtaaggaaagagaaaggagctTCCATTCTGAGCTTACATCCCACATGAAAGGCAAATTTTTGAGACTCAGGCCTAGTACAAGGCCGAGGAACCACGTTAAGCATCCCATGGCGAAAGGCAGACGTTATGGCTGATGTAAGTGGTCCGAAACAGCTATATACACGCTGATTTAGTCGCAGATTTACAGGAGGAAATCGGTTATATATTTCATACCGAGGTCTTCTAGGCTTCCTTACAGGCGACTATACTTTCAGCCATCTCTTGTTCCCGCGGCACTGAGGGTACCCACTCCATAGCCGCGGATGTCGAGCCATAGTATACGCCGAAGGGACGACATAAAAGGTCAATGAGAGTCGCCAAAATCCAGATCGTACAAAGGCCATTGCCATAATCTTCTCATTATTAGTAACCCGACACAACGCTTCTATCGCAATATggccgaagaggagcttCTTCGCCTGGACATCAACGGCATCTTTGCCGTCATCACACTGAACAACCCCAAAAAGTTCAACTCCTTGACGCAGAGCCTGTATTACCGCCTCGCAAGCTTGCTTCGAGAGGCTGAAGATAATTCAGACGTTTATGTGACGGTCTTGATTGGCGAGggcgccttcttctccgcgtaagttctcttctcctttgcCCAAGGAAAGCTTGAAGTTGGGAAGAGAAATTAATTTCAGCTTTTAGAGGGGCCGACCTCAAGGGAAAGCCACCATCTATGGAGGACATGTTGTCTCGCCCTCACTGGCTTCCTAAATTGGTGAATAACAACATCGACGTGGCGAGAGCGTTCTACAGCCATTCGAAGATTCTGGTCACGGCGCTGAATGGGCCGGTCATAGGACTTTCTGCCGCGTTAATATCGCACTCGGATTTCATCTACGCGGTATGCGACGCCTGGCTGATGACTCCTTTCACCTCTCTTGGCCTCGTTGCCGAGGGCGGCTCTAGTGTCGCCTTTGT
The window above is part of the Aspergillus luchuensis IFO 4308 DNA, chromosome 8, nearly complete sequence genome. Proteins encoded here:
- a CDS encoding uncharacterized protein (COG:S;~EggNog:ENOG410PT45), which translates into the protein MTTNHIGRANLSSVSQHEIIRAQREKWVAGRFFCAICGGPFSSQVDMDCEGTDERAYRFDILEHCNLEWLDELRALGINPDATGSDKSFLTGPGRYFDYGGIEVVAGNHMNIPYPKNEVVPMVAYHDFAEIGEPHVFPFHSVCYEVLKRCISLRQPGEIQGNKLYQAFEQANGGRYVRLQLDYGKPDPPVEQVWETVRGQEILVVNPVDIPELESEINDIKCLLDTKTHLDIERKLHKDDIFSRLSIDLRHKIFKHLCPESILALKAASQIMHTTWVPRSMWDAKLVDTYPWLWEVLELSVPQSQEIEDKTSRLLLACREQGESTGRSYGYTLGLANRRRIWGVCEQIRSKYLE
- a CDS encoding enoyl-CoA hydratase/isomerase family protein (COG:I;~EggNog:ENOG410Q24M;~InterPro:IPR001753,IPR029045;~PFAM:PF16113,PF00378;~go_function: GO:0003824 - catalytic activity [Evidence IEA]), with amino-acid sequence MAEEELLRLDINGIFAVITLNNPKKFNSLTQSLYYRLASLLREAEDNSDVYVTVLIGEGAFFSAGADLKGKPPSMEDMLSRPHWLPKLVNNNIDVARAFYSHSKILVTALNGPVIGLSAALISHSDFIYAVCDAWLMTPFTSLGLVAEGGSSVAFVQRMGQGKANEALLLGRKIPVSELAQVGFVNKVFESKDNFREQVMGYLQQTFGEHLVPSSLLGTKALMRRRLVREQDEQAPLEMFGGLDRFCQGIPQAKMGEALSKSKASRL